Proteins found in one Moritella sp. Urea-trap-13 genomic segment:
- a CDS encoding head completion/stabilization protein produces MFSGKTDTEQQDTCITNDGFWPNINAGDFEKRRSVPVDMDKETIATSVVSAIAQINIELVSVKSDYESNDINRAVDVVGGPSISDKNMLVILYEKAVYARAKAELLPEFSTTQMRDAGENVTQTESETKDSLLAESLQHIRTIKGKRSAGVELL; encoded by the coding sequence ATGTTTAGTGGCAAGACGGATACAGAGCAACAAGATACTTGCATTACCAATGATGGTTTTTGGCCGAACATTAATGCCGGTGATTTTGAAAAACGTCGCAGTGTACCGGTGGACATGGACAAAGAGACGATCGCAACTTCGGTTGTATCTGCCATTGCCCAAATCAACATTGAACTGGTTAGCGTTAAATCTGATTATGAGAGTAACGATATTAACCGCGCGGTTGATGTGGTGGGCGGTCCGAGTATCTCGGATAAGAACATGCTCGTTATTTTGTATGAAAAAGCCGTGTATGCGCGCGCTAAAGCAGAATTGTTACCCGAGTTTTCCACAACGCAAATGCGTGATGCCGGAGAGAACGTAACTCAAACTGAATCAGAAACCAAAGACAGTTTATTAGCTGAAAGTTTACAGCATATTCGCACCATTAAAGGTAAACGCAGTGCGGGAGTTGAATTGTTATGA
- a CDS encoding phage tail tape measure protein, translating into MSAHMDSLMMTVGLIDQATSPLHSIENTITQTADAGRIGWDKMAGGTAGLVAAGFAVQSALMPAIEMDRVLGEVKSLGVVDADLQKLQQTALGFSAEYGKSATEVVEAAYDIKSAFGNISGDELADITKSSAVLAAATKADTATITSYMGTMYGVFKNQADMMGTGIWSKQVAGMTAQSVEMFKTTGKGMSDAFTSIGANATASGIGMNEQMAILGTLQSTMSGSQAGTQYKAFLAGVGKAQDELNLSFTDSQGAMLPMYDILGKLKGRFGETFDVAESDSLKKAFGSDEAVSMIKLLMADTDGLASSIETLGDVKGMGKAESMAGAMTDQWERLDASWYAIRAGVFGLILPSINGVVGAMANGIGTLLEWTQMFPHITTYLGYAALAIIGGAGALAAWNLIVGLSTLVTAGWGSAVVIMSSVMAVASTGLTWMKGAFLGLNMMMTANPVLLIVAGIIALGVAIIGIIVYWDELIAALNKIWIFNQIGQLFTAVGEVVMSVFNDLVFAWNIFTLALLNTEFMKGIMSGFNVLSTFFSGLFAGYVSIASGAWALIGAGVSALLLPFQMVFTSIKAFFSLLVDGPAAALTVLGTIPALFTGITDSVMSGWQQIATGVSTVISHLFTAILFLAQPFILVGQQAMMVFGLMAQGWADFTGYLGDLSVFDLLGDGLDWLIDKINMIPGIEIESRIKEPLMPDVESLNIGNQKANRERINRPISRYLQGGQTAQVPSQGYMPVMAKAMQGNGSKSTHTGDIHIKQEQPFTRAQLQEWDEMDTQ; encoded by the coding sequence ATGAGTGCCCATATGGACAGTTTAATGATGACGGTTGGCTTGATTGACCAGGCTACTAGCCCATTGCACAGTATTGAAAATACCATTACTCAAACGGCGGATGCAGGGCGTATTGGTTGGGACAAAATGGCGGGCGGCACTGCGGGATTGGTCGCTGCTGGTTTTGCTGTACAAAGTGCATTGATGCCGGCGATTGAAATGGACCGTGTGCTTGGTGAAGTTAAATCACTCGGCGTTGTGGATGCTGACTTACAAAAATTACAGCAAACGGCGCTAGGGTTTTCTGCCGAATACGGTAAATCTGCGACTGAAGTTGTTGAGGCTGCTTATGATATCAAGTCAGCCTTTGGCAATATTAGCGGTGATGAACTGGCGGATATTACCAAAAGCTCGGCGGTGCTCGCCGCTGCAACCAAAGCAGATACCGCGACCATCACTAGCTACATGGGCACGATGTACGGCGTGTTTAAAAACCAAGCTGACATGATGGGCACGGGTATTTGGTCTAAACAAGTGGCAGGCATGACCGCTCAATCAGTGGAGATGTTTAAAACCACAGGTAAGGGCATGAGTGATGCATTTACGAGTATCGGCGCGAATGCGACGGCGTCTGGTATTGGCATGAATGAGCAAATGGCTATCCTTGGCACGTTGCAATCGACAATGTCTGGTAGCCAAGCGGGTACGCAATATAAAGCGTTTCTAGCAGGGGTGGGCAAAGCGCAAGACGAGTTGAATTTATCGTTCACTGATAGCCAGGGCGCGATGTTGCCAATGTATGACATCTTAGGCAAATTAAAAGGTCGGTTTGGCGAAACTTTTGATGTCGCTGAAAGTGACTCCTTGAAAAAAGCATTTGGTAGTGATGAAGCGGTAAGCATGATCAAGTTATTAATGGCCGACACGGATGGCCTTGCAAGTAGTATCGAAACGCTTGGTGATGTTAAAGGCATGGGAAAAGCTGAAAGCATGGCTGGCGCGATGACGGACCAATGGGAAAGGCTTGATGCCAGTTGGTATGCCATCCGCGCGGGTGTGTTTGGCCTCATATTACCATCCATTAATGGGGTTGTTGGCGCGATGGCTAATGGCATCGGCACGTTACTGGAATGGACACAGATGTTCCCTCATATAACGACCTACTTAGGGTATGCCGCGCTGGCGATTATCGGTGGCGCTGGCGCATTAGCCGCTTGGAATCTGATAGTTGGTTTATCGACATTGGTGACTGCAGGTTGGGGCTCAGCAGTGGTGATAATGAGTAGCGTCATGGCAGTCGCAAGCACGGGGTTAACGTGGATGAAAGGCGCGTTTCTTGGCTTGAACATGATGATGACAGCGAATCCTGTCTTGCTGATTGTTGCCGGTATTATCGCATTAGGTGTCGCCATTATTGGCATCATCGTTTATTGGGATGAGCTGATAGCCGCACTAAATAAAATTTGGATATTTAACCAAATCGGGCAACTGTTCACGGCCGTGGGTGAGGTGGTTATGTCGGTATTTAATGATCTAGTGTTTGCCTGGAACATATTCACGTTAGCTTTGTTAAACACCGAGTTCATGAAAGGCATTATGAGTGGTTTCAATGTGCTTTCCACTTTCTTTTCAGGTCTGTTCGCTGGTTATGTGTCTATTGCATCCGGCGCGTGGGCATTGATTGGCGCTGGCGTGAGTGCGTTATTGCTGCCATTTCAGATGGTGTTCACCAGTATCAAAGCATTCTTTAGCTTGTTGGTTGATGGACCCGCTGCAGCGCTTACCGTTCTGGGCACTATCCCTGCGTTATTTACAGGTATTACTGATTCTGTGATGAGCGGCTGGCAGCAAATTGCAACGGGTGTGTCGACTGTCATATCTCACTTGTTCACCGCCATTTTATTTTTAGCGCAGCCATTCATCCTTGTTGGACAGCAAGCCATGATGGTGTTTGGTTTAATGGCGCAAGGCTGGGCCGATTTTACGGGTTATTTAGGTGATTTATCGGTGTTTGATTTACTCGGTGACGGCCTTGATTGGTTGATTGATAAAATCAATATGATACCTGGTATTGAAATTGAATCGCGGATAAAAGAACCGTTAATGCCAGATGTTGAATCATTAAACATCGGTAATCAAAAGGCGAACCGCGAAAGAATTAACCGACCGATTAGCCGCTATTTACAAGGTGGCCAAACGGCGCAGGTGCCATCGCAGGGTTACATGCCGGTCATGGCAAAAGCCATGCAGGGTAATGGCAGTAAATCGACACATACGGGTGATATTCACATTAAACAAGAGCAGCCGTTTACCCGCGCGCAGTTGCAAGAATGGGATGAAATGGACACGCAATGA
- a CDS encoding DUF2586 domain-containing protein, protein MWPTVQVNTLNQKQGPVTEVERHFLFIGLGVTNTGKLLSVNTDSDFESLLGVVDSALKRNVKAAMENAGQNWSAAVYVMAAAEKWNEAALKAQETQSFEAIVLCEPTSDKATITAAQTLYHTLIAKYGRWQFVALCTPEIDKDTQVWSDYEAATVAIQDTVAADGVMLIAQVFPDALGKLMGRLCNRSVSIADSPCRVKTGALIGSVKLPVDKDGVTLGSATLQTLEKNRLSVPCWYPDVDGVYWADGRMLDAEGGDYQVVENRRVIDKVARRVRVLCIADLGDRSFNSTPFSTKSAQNRYARPLREMSKSTTVGVQMFPGEIQPPSDDAIVITWVSRNKVTIYIKAKPYDCPKNIVANLMLDLSNPGDAA, encoded by the coding sequence ATGTGGCCGACAGTTCAAGTTAATACACTCAATCAAAAGCAAGGTCCGGTAACTGAAGTGGAGCGCCACTTTTTGTTCATCGGCCTGGGCGTGACGAATACCGGTAAATTATTGTCGGTCAATACCGACAGTGATTTTGAATCGCTGCTTGGCGTAGTTGACTCCGCTCTGAAACGTAATGTAAAAGCGGCCATGGAGAATGCTGGCCAGAATTGGAGCGCCGCCGTGTATGTCATGGCGGCGGCTGAAAAATGGAATGAAGCAGCGCTTAAAGCGCAAGAAACCCAAAGCTTTGAAGCGATTGTATTGTGCGAACCCACATCAGACAAAGCCACTATTACCGCCGCGCAGACGTTATACCATACCCTGATTGCCAAATATGGCCGCTGGCAGTTCGTGGCGTTGTGTACCCCTGAAATTGATAAAGATACACAAGTCTGGTCAGATTATGAAGCCGCAACCGTGGCCATTCAAGACACGGTCGCCGCTGACGGCGTCATGCTCATCGCGCAAGTGTTCCCTGATGCCCTGGGTAAATTAATGGGGCGTTTGTGCAATCGCAGCGTATCAATTGCTGATTCACCGTGCCGCGTTAAAACGGGTGCCTTAATCGGTAGCGTTAAACTGCCCGTTGATAAAGATGGCGTTACGTTGGGCTCGGCCACACTGCAAACCCTAGAGAAAAACCGCTTGTCAGTACCGTGCTGGTATCCCGATGTTGATGGTGTTTATTGGGCTGATGGCCGCATGTTAGATGCTGAAGGGGGCGATTACCAGGTGGTTGAAAACCGCCGCGTTATCGACAAGGTAGCACGTCGAGTGCGGGTGTTATGCATTGCTGATTTGGGCGACCGTTCATTTAACAGTACCCCGTTTAGCACTAAATCAGCGCAAAACCGTTACGCCCGCCCACTGCGTGAAATGTCAAAAAGCACCACGGTTGGCGTGCAGATGTTCCCAGGTGAAATACAACCACCATCAGATGATGCAATTGTTATCACGTGGGTTAGTCGCAATAAGGTGACCATTTATATTAAGGCCAAGCCTTATGATTGCCCTAAAAACATTGTCGCTAACTTGATGTTAGACCTTAGCAATCCAGGAGATGCAGCATGA
- a CDS encoding baseplate J/gp47 family protein, with protein MNERPQVDFQRLIAAEGIPTTETALALELEKEVEAAGSKVSNDSRMSPFWRVINAVVIAPSLWLINNLLANYVLPNAFTATAKNIYLDLKAWEVDLDRKPATFTRGGVTFFKEKPENPVIIVAGTVIETDRIENTVYQLRVIADVLIPAGQASGLVLCDAVNAGNAFNLPAGYFSILPKSISGITHVSNPVDWITSLGANTEMDDELALRIRNQFSSVGRFHIDSIYRAMLASVAGIRTDLIYFEHDAPRGPATANAYILMAVGSTPSQLIRQLNDYVMKEGNHGHGDDLLCLVMPETQHAIQATIKAAPNLSPARQTALASDVEDMIRAAFRETADYAKVTRTLPLSIFSFSLLIKEIHQQLPDLATIKFNVDEIDNLLVTPRLTAVVIIHD; from the coding sequence ATGAATGAACGTCCACAAGTTGATTTCCAACGCTTAATTGCAGCAGAAGGTATACCTACAACGGAAACAGCACTGGCACTTGAATTGGAAAAAGAGGTTGAAGCGGCGGGCAGTAAAGTCAGTAACGATAGCCGCATGTCACCATTTTGGCGGGTGATTAATGCGGTGGTGATTGCGCCGTCATTGTGGCTCATTAACAATTTATTGGCTAATTACGTATTACCGAACGCTTTTACCGCCACGGCTAAAAATATTTATTTGGATTTAAAAGCGTGGGAAGTCGATTTAGATCGCAAACCTGCCACGTTCACCCGAGGTGGCGTGACTTTCTTTAAAGAAAAGCCTGAGAACCCAGTGATTATTGTGGCCGGAACGGTGATAGAAACGGACCGTATTGAAAATACTGTCTATCAATTACGGGTGATTGCAGATGTATTGATCCCCGCAGGGCAAGCCAGTGGTTTGGTGCTTTGTGATGCGGTTAATGCCGGCAACGCTTTTAATCTGCCTGCGGGTTACTTTTCAATTTTGCCCAAAAGCATCAGTGGTATCACCCATGTCAGTAATCCGGTGGATTGGATCACCTCCCTTGGCGCTAATACTGAAATGGATGATGAACTGGCGTTGCGCATTCGTAATCAGTTTAGTTCAGTTGGCCGTTTTCATATCGATTCTATCTATCGCGCTATGCTGGCGAGTGTCGCGGGCATTCGTACTGATTTAATTTACTTTGAACATGACGCGCCGCGTGGACCTGCAACGGCCAATGCGTATATTTTAATGGCCGTGGGAAGCACGCCTAGTCAGCTAATCAGACAGCTAAATGATTATGTGATGAAAGAGGGTAATCACGGCCATGGTGATGATTTATTGTGTTTGGTTATGCCTGAAACACAGCATGCGATACAGGCAACGATTAAGGCGGCGCCGAATTTAAGCCCAGCACGGCAAACTGCATTAGCAAGTGATGTCGAAGATATGATACGGGCCGCGTTTCGTGAAACGGCGGATTATGCAAAGGTGACTCGAACTCTGCCATTATCGATTTTTTCATTCAGTTTACTCATCAAAGAAATACATCAGCAATTGCCTGATTTAGCGACCATTAAATTTAATGTCGACGAGATAGACAACTTGCTGGTTACTCCGCGCTTAACGGCTGTGGTGATTATCCATGATTGA
- a CDS encoding phage protein, whose amino-acid sequence MSKRLSGMNFDIDIFGTVIHVEKASVSISDDSAVSTTRGVPDGYTDGAVSADLEYELDTKNFKLLGQAAKSAGSWRGIETHDCLFYGNAGGEELTIEVFGVKILLESILDIDPSSSDKTTHKVKALVTSPDFINIDGVPYLSKEDTRDLRG is encoded by the coding sequence ATGAGCAAACGTTTAAGTGGCATGAATTTCGATATTGATATTTTCGGTACCGTTATCCATGTTGAAAAAGCATCGGTATCCATATCGGATGATTCCGCTGTTTCAACCACGCGCGGTGTACCCGATGGTTATACCGATGGAGCCGTCAGCGCCGACCTTGAATATGAACTTGATACCAAGAATTTTAAACTGTTGGGTCAAGCCGCAAAAAGTGCAGGCAGTTGGCGCGGGATTGAAACCCATGATTGCCTATTTTATGGCAATGCGGGCGGCGAAGAGCTCACTATTGAAGTGTTCGGCGTTAAGATCTTACTCGAAAGTATCTTAGATATTGACCCGTCATCATCCGACAAGACAACGCACAAAGTAAAAGCCTTGGTGACGAGTCCTGATTTTATCAACATTGACGGCGTACCTTATTTGAGTAAAGAAGATACGCGCGACCTGAGAGGCTAG
- a CDS encoding TraR/DksA C4-type zinc finger protein, with translation MDIFDSASALEIKQTAMALTNHFKNQPKQTQLQSAEVCNECGSDIPKARQDAVKGCQFCTHCQALADKGKR, from the coding sequence ATGGATATTTTTGATAGTGCTAGCGCATTGGAAATAAAACAAACCGCCATGGCATTGACGAACCACTTTAAAAATCAGCCTAAGCAGACTCAGTTACAGAGCGCCGAGGTATGCAATGAATGTGGTTCTGACATTCCCAAAGCACGACAAGACGCCGTCAAAGGTTGTCAATTTTGTACTCACTGCCAAGCGTTGGCAGATAAGGGAAAGCGATGA
- a CDS encoding phage virion morphogenesis protein — protein MIRVSILEREILSVQQQLKLMTLPAEKRLKILRKLSRHLAKQNRKNIRENKDPDGRRWKHRSAGDKKMMRKMGKQLKTKTTANHATLFFPGVAGKIASQHQYGTTEKWNAAKARRVYGRPSYGDKPTRLQAKRLRELGYSIAAKRQGKRKGKSKRKKPTIKWIVENLTTGQAGLIIRALKDKTAQSSWEIKLPERQLLGANVEDITNFITAELEKE, from the coding sequence GTGATCAGAGTATCGATATTAGAGCGTGAAATATTAAGCGTTCAACAGCAATTAAAACTCATGACCTTACCGGCTGAAAAGCGGCTCAAAATATTACGGAAGTTAAGCCGGCACTTAGCCAAGCAGAATAGAAAAAATATACGAGAAAATAAAGACCCAGATGGTCGACGTTGGAAACACCGCAGTGCTGGTGATAAAAAAATGATGCGCAAAATGGGCAAACAATTAAAAACAAAAACGACCGCCAATCATGCCACGTTATTTTTCCCTGGTGTCGCGGGCAAGATAGCCAGTCAGCATCAATACGGTACAACGGAAAAGTGGAACGCAGCCAAGGCAAGAAGGGTATACGGCAGACCGAGTTATGGTGATAAGCCAACACGATTGCAGGCTAAACGCTTAAGGGAACTGGGCTACTCCATTGCCGCTAAACGCCAAGGTAAGCGTAAAGGTAAAAGCAAACGTAAAAAGCCCACGATTAAATGGATTGTTGAGAATCTAACAACCGGGCAGGCAGGATTGATAATCAGAGCACTTAAAGATAAAACCGCGCAATCGAGTTGGGAAATTAAGCTGCCTGAGCGCCAACTTTTAGGTGCCAATGTAGAAGATATTACAAATTTCATCACCGCAGAATTAGAGAAGGAATAG
- a CDS encoding DUF5675 family protein yields MKHFSLKRRYFEHGTYSILHREDGSKVCCFAERPMLNNKASSSCIVEGTYMAMVHESPKFGTCYALEAPELGVSRYGPSLRTHILIHKANSPQDLEGCLAPGVEFGFVHGEWAVLNSTAAFSALMAEFAGEIVSISITKD; encoded by the coding sequence ATGAAACATTTTTCATTAAAACGCCGTTACTTTGAGCATGGCACCTATTCAATATTGCACCGCGAAGATGGCAGCAAAGTGTGTTGCTTCGCCGAGCGGCCGATGCTGAATAACAAGGCATCGAGCTCTTGCATTGTGGAAGGGACTTATATGGCCATGGTGCATGAGTCACCAAAGTTCGGTACTTGTTATGCACTTGAAGCGCCGGAACTTGGTGTTAGTCGTTATGGCCCAAGTTTGCGCACGCATATTTTGATACACAAAGCTAATTCACCGCAGGATTTAGAAGGCTGCTTGGCACCGGGTGTTGAGTTTGGTTTTGTGCATGGCGAATGGGCTGTATTGAATTCAACCGCGGCCTTTTCTGCCCTGATGGCTGAATTCGCTGGTGAGATTGTCAGTATTTCAATAACGAAGGATTAA
- a CDS encoding phage major capsid protein, P2 family: MKLKTTQIFAAVVSALAVNYGVASVSEQFSVEPSIEQTLYDQVYQSAEFLQRIDTQMVDDLVGSSITAGISGGVTGRAGVETDETKSRSTKDPLGLTDREYRCYAVECDTHITWQRMDMWAKFPDFHNRFRAHVRQAIALDIIKIGWNGTSAAKFTDIATYPMMEDVNIGWLQLVRRDNAANVFADGEQKDGEIRIGAGGDYENLDQAVHDLLQAIPAHKRIGLVAIIGDELLSKEKNKLYAKQAHTPSEKDKIELEQIIETFGGLKAYKVPFFAERGILITSFDNLCHYVQSGSTRTSIENNAKKKRVEDYQSRNDCYYINDMEKIAFFEATSVKLDKKKDPAVAAGDFDAANPAHWVWS; this comes from the coding sequence ATGAAGCTTAAAACAACACAGATTTTTGCCGCGGTTGTGTCTGCATTAGCGGTCAATTATGGGGTCGCTTCTGTCTCTGAACAGTTCAGTGTCGAGCCGTCGATTGAACAAACCTTGTATGACCAGGTATATCAAAGTGCTGAATTCTTACAGCGCATCGATACGCAAATGGTTGATGATTTAGTCGGTAGCTCTATCACTGCCGGTATTAGTGGTGGCGTCACTGGTCGCGCTGGTGTTGAAACGGATGAAACTAAAAGCCGTAGCACCAAAGACCCGTTAGGTTTAACCGACCGTGAATATCGTTGTTACGCGGTTGAATGTGATACCCACATTACGTGGCAACGCATGGATATGTGGGCGAAATTCCCAGATTTTCACAATCGCTTTCGTGCCCATGTTCGCCAAGCCATTGCACTGGATATAATCAAAATTGGTTGGAACGGTACCAGCGCGGCTAAGTTCACGGATATTGCGACTTATCCAATGATGGAAGATGTGAATATCGGCTGGCTGCAGCTGGTTCGCCGTGACAATGCCGCTAATGTCTTTGCTGATGGTGAGCAAAAAGACGGTGAGATCCGTATTGGCGCCGGCGGTGATTATGAAAACCTTGATCAAGCCGTGCATGATTTACTGCAAGCTATCCCTGCGCATAAACGCATTGGCTTAGTGGCGATTATTGGTGACGAGCTGTTATCCAAAGAGAAGAACAAGCTCTATGCCAAACAAGCGCATACCCCCAGTGAAAAAGACAAAATTGAACTTGAGCAGATCATTGAAACATTCGGTGGTTTGAAGGCGTATAAGGTCCCGTTCTTTGCTGAGCGTGGCATCTTGATCACCTCGTTCGACAATCTTTGCCATTACGTGCAGTCGGGTTCAACACGTACATCGATTGAAAATAACGCCAAGAAGAAACGCGTTGAAGATTACCAATCACGTAATGATTGTTACTACATCAACGACATGGAAAAGATCGCCTTTTTTGAAGCGACTAGCGTGAAGCTGGATAAAAAGAAAGATCCAGCTGTTGCAGCGGGTGACTTTGATGCCGCTAACCCTGCGCATTGGGTTTGGTCTTAG
- a CDS encoding phage tail protein produces the protein MSEESQYSAGYYLKGLTQCINKVVPKPLHKHFDSWMEDVELILAPKEYGNGRDIGHLSYKAVLSFERFPFKKCAPEIVLASIMAWLMDCDTHREKFKLPDPTADIEPESEDCVEMVIEVEFREPFMVVESLDGPIEWDGKKWKVAPYEIWVAEHGDIISGNNPSSPIGSDT, from the coding sequence ATGAGTGAAGAGAGCCAATACTCAGCAGGTTATTACTTAAAAGGCTTAACCCAGTGCATTAATAAAGTTGTGCCTAAACCATTGCACAAGCACTTTGATTCATGGATGGAAGATGTCGAACTGATTTTAGCGCCAAAAGAGTATGGTAATGGCCGTGATATCGGTCATTTATCTTATAAAGCGGTACTGAGCTTTGAGCGTTTTCCCTTTAAAAAATGTGCGCCTGAAATTGTGCTGGCATCAATCATGGCGTGGTTGATGGATTGTGATACCCACCGTGAAAAATTCAAATTACCAGACCCGACGGCAGACATTGAGCCAGAAAGTGAAGACTGCGTGGAAATGGTCATTGAAGTCGAGTTTCGAGAGCCGTTCATGGTTGTTGAGTCCCTTGATGGACCGATTGAGTGGGATGGTAAAAAGTGGAAAGTCGCGCCGTATGAAATATGGGTTGCTGAACATGGCGATATTATTTCGGGGAATAATCCCTCATCACCTATCGGAAGTGATACGTGA
- a CDS encoding putative phage tail assembly chaperone: protein MTNKVITLGVAGKELRFEPSLAAYNKYINEMLPNDKVAPATNYLRRVVHKEDKSALDEVLQLPGAVMRVLHKVNEHFESGLEIEVKN, encoded by the coding sequence ATGACAAATAAAGTGATCACATTAGGTGTAGCGGGTAAAGAACTACGTTTTGAACCTTCACTGGCCGCGTACAACAAGTACATTAATGAAATGCTACCTAACGACAAAGTGGCACCAGCAACCAATTATCTGCGCCGCGTGGTGCATAAAGAAGATAAATCGGCACTGGATGAAGTGTTACAGCTGCCTGGCGCAGTGATGCGTGTTTTGCATAAAGTAAATGAGCACTTTGAAAGTGGTTTAGAAATTGAAGTAAAAAACTAA
- a CDS encoding DUF2590 family protein, with the protein MTDKYYIDLLVNQGGVDFDAGQQPRYTNDIMSIAQDVKHAVLESGLVRLLQAERNRTLREDVLTRIEMLIEIDLRIEPGSASALEQSAGAIMLRATTVKFGELALGVTL; encoded by the coding sequence ATGACCGATAAATATTATATAGACCTGTTAGTTAACCAGGGCGGTGTTGATTTTGATGCAGGCCAGCAGCCACGTTATACCAACGATATTATGAGCATTGCCCAAGATGTGAAGCATGCGGTGTTAGAAAGTGGGTTAGTGCGTCTGCTGCAAGCCGAACGTAACCGCACCTTGCGCGAGGACGTGTTGACACGCATTGAAATGTTAATCGAAATAGACCTGCGTATTGAGCCTGGTTCAGCGTCAGCGTTAGAGCAAAGTGCCGGTGCGATCATGTTACGCGCCACAACCGTTAAATTTGGTGAATTAGCACTCGGGGTAACGTTATGA
- the gpM gene encoding phage terminase small subunit, protein MSIVKRNQCKTRAAIIGVDMANGPDQSVSVIVKHGKVEVIQPSRSERIMDEFDFFKAAMDSDLTQLKKFSHMEDKLAYKAQAIENHQYLDYLRRYQAQGTNHQNMVLAWVVIWLVDLGHWQTAFEFVPLLVAQNQRLPGRFSTQDWPTFLIDQLYDEGAKHLSQGRDAVERSQVINLFIQFIQLRGTHKWPLSELIGGKLYAMTAKLEQVVFNFGNAYTYGVKATALNDKAGVKKMVREIATVIGKETEI, encoded by the coding sequence ATGAGCATAGTCAAACGAAATCAGTGTAAAACCCGTGCCGCGATTATCGGTGTGGATATGGCAAACGGTCCTGATCAATCTGTCTCAGTGATAGTGAAGCATGGCAAGGTCGAAGTAATCCAACCAAGTCGTAGCGAGCGCATTATGGATGAATTTGATTTTTTCAAAGCGGCCATGGATTCCGACCTTACTCAACTTAAAAAGTTTTCTCATATGGAAGACAAACTTGCATACAAGGCGCAGGCGATTGAGAACCATCAATACCTGGATTACTTACGCCGTTATCAAGCGCAAGGCACCAACCATCAGAACATGGTACTGGCTTGGGTGGTGATTTGGCTTGTTGACCTTGGACATTGGCAAACGGCCTTTGAATTTGTGCCTTTGTTAGTCGCTCAAAATCAGCGGTTACCTGGTCGTTTTAGTACGCAAGATTGGCCAACCTTTTTGATAGACCAGCTTTATGACGAAGGGGCTAAACACTTAAGTCAAGGCCGTGACGCGGTGGAACGTAGCCAAGTGATTAACTTATTCATCCAGTTTATCCAGTTGCGAGGTACGCATAAATGGCCGTTAAGCGAATTGATTGGCGGCAAGCTATACGCCATGACCGCTAAGTTAGAGCAAGTCGTTTTTAACTTCGGTAATGCTTATACCTATGGCGTGAAAGCCACCGCGTTAAACGATAAAGCGGGCGTTAAAAAAATGGTCAGAGAAATCGCAACAGTTATCGGAAAAGAAACCGAGATTTAG